The Dickeya chrysanthemi NCPPB 402 genome has a window encoding:
- a CDS encoding NAD-dependent epimerase/dehydratase family protein — translation MTIIVTGAAGFIGSNIVKALNQRGITDIVAVDNLSKGEKFKNLAECEIAHYLD, via the coding sequence ATGACCATCATCGTAACAGGCGCGGCCGGCTTTATCGGCAGCAACATCGTCAAAGCACTTAATCAACGCGGTATTACTGACATTGTTGCCGTCGATAATTTGAGCAAAGGCGAAAAATTCAAAAACCTTGCCGAGTGCGAAATCGCCCATTATCTCGAC